One stretch of Anaerolineales bacterium DNA includes these proteins:
- a CDS encoding DUF711 domain-containing protein, whose translation MGRPVQYIFSANIIHVSCSPIRIYNLILPGISNPDRIPGMKIRSITCFIDPSYPLDERRLDLAGEFLIIAQPIFSEFGYEVQSSRLAIIPFSKLLADFKEGKLSRFAHELEDKAAQRGFSYVSVGPAFPETPEAYAVIPEALAATKNAFFAGSLTTQDARVSLPAVIECARVIHRASVIAADGFANLRFAALANVPAGSPFFPAAYHQGGEPSFALATEAADLAVAAFSQVANLQEARDSLVKSIETHARLLTRLAQRIEKQTRVSFGGIDFSLAPFPSEEISLGTTLERLGIRAVGNHGSLAAAAILADTLDKAEFPRAGFSGLMLPLLEDATLARRAAEGLLGVKDLLLYSAVCGTGLDTVPLPGDTSVEQLGAVLLDLASLSTRLAKPLTARLMPIPNKKAGDPTGFDFPYFANSRILPLTAQPLGGFLNKDESFSLHPRAR comes from the coding sequence ATGGGTCGGCCTGTCCAGTACATTTTCTCTGCCAACATTATTCATGTGTCATGTTCTCCCATCAGAATTTATAATCTCATCTTGCCCGGGATTTCCAACCCTGATAGAATTCCAGGCATGAAGATCCGCTCCATCACCTGCTTTATCGACCCTTCCTACCCTCTGGATGAGCGTCGACTCGACCTGGCGGGTGAGTTCCTGATCATCGCCCAGCCCATTTTCAGCGAGTTCGGTTACGAAGTCCAATCCAGCCGTCTGGCCATCATCCCGTTCAGTAAACTGTTGGCAGATTTTAAAGAAGGTAAGCTTTCCAGGTTTGCCCATGAGCTCGAAGACAAAGCTGCTCAAAGGGGATTTTCCTATGTGTCCGTTGGACCGGCTTTCCCTGAGACGCCTGAGGCTTATGCGGTTATCCCCGAGGCCCTGGCTGCCACGAAAAATGCCTTTTTTGCCGGATCGCTAACCACTCAGGATGCGCGGGTGTCACTCCCGGCAGTTATTGAGTGTGCCCGTGTGATTCACAGGGCCAGCGTTATCGCTGCAGATGGTTTTGCCAACCTGCGCTTTGCTGCCCTGGCCAACGTCCCAGCCGGTTCACCTTTTTTCCCCGCTGCCTATCACCAGGGGGGTGAGCCATCCTTTGCTCTCGCCACCGAGGCTGCCGACCTGGCCGTCGCCGCCTTCAGCCAGGTTGCCAACCTTCAGGAAGCGCGTGACAGTCTGGTGAAATCGATTGAGACCCATGCACGGCTGCTGACCCGGCTCGCCCAGCGCATTGAAAAGCAGACCCGGGTAAGCTTTGGTGGGATAGATTTTTCCCTGGCTCCCTTCCCTTCTGAGGAAATTTCGCTGGGGACTACCTTGGAGCGCCTGGGAATTCGGGCCGTAGGTAATCACGGCTCGCTGGCTGCAGCGGCGATCCTGGCAGACACGCTGGACAAGGCTGAATTCCCCCGAGCTGGCTTCAGTGGCTTGATGTTACCTTTGCTTGAAGATGCCACACTCGCCCGGCGCGCAGCAGAAGGACTTCTGGGTGTGAAAGACCTGCTGCTTTATTCGGCGGTGTGTGGTACAGGCCTGGATACGGTCCCACTACCAGGTGACACCAGCGTGGAACAGCTGGGGGCTGTCCTGCTCGACCTGGCAAGCCTCTCTACTCGCCTGGCCAAACCCCTCACCGCCCGATTGATGCCCATCCCAAACAAAAAAGCTGGTGACCCAACCGGCTTCGATTTCCCCTATTTTGCCAATAGCCGCATCCTGCCGCTCACTGCACAGCCGCTGGGAGGTTTTTTGAATAAAGACGAATCATTCAGCCTGCACCCAAGGGCCAGGTAA
- a CDS encoding copper oxidase produces MRAQAVQSTQIPLNPKNIPQFVDELPDLLAGDSLLVDSGTQIDLTMTERLSMVLSTGTVPNYQGTVTWAYIGSGQANRASYLGPVVLATKNSPTQIKFINNLGSAASTQVLAYKYSTDQTLHWADPMHDGMNMWNHMARPPVKGEEGAENYLDAIPAVPHLHGGYIPPVLDGGPDAWFTSDGVKVGSGYYSRDGLSPKNYCIYNYLNDQEGALIWFHDHTLGATRLNVYCGLAGAYLILDPGDTVLPTFFVEGQPLGYTITPLVIQDRMFDTNGQLFFPADSAGGLLWALNPEHPYWVPEFIGDTICVNGKTWPRKTVEQRRYLLMFINGSNARSYELSLVDPVSKNFGPPLWVVATDGGYLNKPVRIDPAAAVNNKLLMMPGERYWVIVDFAGYAGTVVGPNGVPYSGKWLLKNTAKAPYPGGASPQGATTGKIMQFVVTGGAVVDTSYNPDPTAFIRPVINDLTLAPLAKTRQLTLNEIMGMPQNAIDPVTGVLTAYPGGPLEILVNNTKWDGYRITGVDNTDPMMPIYTKSPIPGFIDDGHGNYLSEIPTEGDTELWEIVNTTADAHPIHTHLAQFQLQSRQAYDTKKYFAAYSTAFPAGFDFTMKMNVGPGVFIPAYGPPLAYDTPIGGKYGGNPDVTPFLKGPVKAALPQEAGWKDTVMAPPGMVTRFLIRWAPQGIDPTTPSTNCHLSFDPSAGGGGYVWHCHIVDHEDNEMMRPDMITPNQDEPSRQYRIGLDY; encoded by the coding sequence ATGCGGGCTCAGGCAGTCCAGTCGACCCAAATCCCATTAAACCCCAAAAATATTCCTCAATTCGTGGATGAGTTGCCAGACCTGCTCGCTGGAGATTCACTACTTGTGGATAGTGGCACTCAAATCGACTTAACTATGACCGAAAGGCTGTCGATGGTGTTGTCTACTGGAACCGTCCCTAATTATCAAGGAACCGTTACCTGGGCATATATTGGTTCAGGTCAAGCAAACCGGGCAAGCTATCTTGGACCGGTAGTTCTAGCGACGAAGAACAGCCCAACCCAAATAAAATTTATCAATAACCTTGGTTCTGCCGCAAGCACCCAGGTGCTGGCATATAAATATTCCACCGATCAAACCCTGCATTGGGCAGATCCCATGCATGACGGTATGAATATGTGGAATCATATGGCTCGTCCACCAGTTAAAGGTGAGGAAGGAGCCGAAAACTACCTGGATGCCATTCCGGCTGTCCCACACCTGCATGGTGGTTACATCCCGCCTGTATTGGACGGTGGGCCGGATGCCTGGTTCACCAGCGATGGGGTGAAGGTCGGAAGTGGCTACTATTCAAGGGATGGGTTATCACCAAAGAATTACTGCATCTACAATTATCTTAACGACCAGGAAGGAGCCCTGATCTGGTTCCATGACCATACCCTGGGAGCGACGCGCCTTAATGTATATTGCGGCCTGGCAGGTGCATATCTTATCTTAGATCCAGGTGATACCGTCTTGCCTACTTTTTTTGTAGAAGGGCAACCTCTGGGATATACCATCACCCCGTTGGTGATACAAGACCGCATGTTTGATACGAATGGGCAGCTCTTCTTCCCTGCCGATAGTGCCGGAGGGTTGTTATGGGCATTGAATCCTGAGCACCCCTACTGGGTGCCGGAGTTTATCGGTGACACCATTTGCGTGAATGGCAAGACCTGGCCACGCAAGACCGTGGAGCAGCGGCGTTACCTCTTAATGTTCATCAATGGCTCAAATGCCCGAAGCTATGAGCTGAGCCTGGTTGATCCGGTATCTAAGAACTTCGGGCCTCCGCTGTGGGTTGTCGCTACTGATGGTGGCTACCTGAACAAACCGGTCAGGATCGACCCTGCTGCAGCAGTAAACAACAAGCTATTAATGATGCCCGGCGAGCGTTATTGGGTAATCGTTGACTTCGCGGGATATGCTGGAACAGTGGTCGGGCCCAATGGAGTGCCATATTCAGGAAAATGGTTGCTGAAGAACACAGCCAAAGCGCCCTATCCCGGCGGTGCATCACCGCAGGGTGCCACAACCGGTAAGATTATGCAATTTGTGGTGACTGGTGGTGCAGTTGTCGATACAAGTTACAATCCGGACCCTACTGCGTTTATCCGGCCCGTGATCAATGATTTGACGCTTGCCCCACTTGCTAAGACCCGCCAGCTAACCCTGAACGAGATCATGGGCATGCCTCAAAATGCAATTGATCCGGTTACTGGGGTCCTGACTGCTTATCCTGGTGGGCCGCTTGAGATCCTGGTCAATAATACGAAGTGGGACGGGTACCGCATCACTGGTGTTGATAACACGGATCCCATGATGCCCATCTACACCAAGAGCCCCATTCCGGGCTTCATCGATGATGGGCATGGAAATTACCTGTCAGAAATTCCGACTGAAGGTGATACGGAGCTATGGGAAATTGTCAACACGACTGCAGATGCCCACCCTATCCATACCCACCTGGCTCAATTCCAGCTCCAAAGTAGGCAAGCATACGACACGAAAAAGTATTTTGCAGCGTATTCCACGGCATTTCCTGCCGGGTTTGATTTCACAATGAAAATGAATGTTGGACCGGGTGTATTCATCCCTGCTTATGGGCCACCCCTGGCCTATGACACACCGATTGGTGGAAAATATGGTGGTAATCCTGATGTGACCCCGTTCCTGAAAGGTCCTGTCAAAGCGGCCTTGCCCCAGGAGGCTGGCTGGAAAGATACCGTGATGGCTCCGCCTGGGATGGTGACTCGCTTCCTTATCCGCTGGGCACCCCAGGGTATCGATCCAACAACACCATCTACAAATTGCCACCTGAGCTTTGATCCGAGTGCTGGGGGAGGTGGGTATGTCTGGCATTGCCATATTGTGGATCATGAAGACAACGAGATGATGCGCCCCGACATGATCACACCGAACCAGGATGAGCCAAGTCGTCAATATCGTATCGGGCTCGATTACTAA
- a CDS encoding Crp/Fnr family transcriptional regulator, translating to MKITPDFPVDKIEGISLFMGLKHNDVLSLIEAAHEKRLHAGGFYYHQGDPAEYMFVLMRGQVKRLRLGSDGRQSLIEVVNPIQPFGLVAMTGSTYPVTAQAAEDCQAIAWHQHEMMQQVMHIPQLALNAMKIMSEQLSEIQERFHQVTTQRVEQRLAHTLIRLAAQSGKRVKEGIMIDLGLTRRDLAEMSGTTLYTASRTLSQWHGQELVVAGREKVIIRNPHGLIRIIEDNSL from the coding sequence ATGAAAATTACACCAGATTTTCCTGTCGACAAGATCGAAGGAATTTCCTTGTTTATGGGGTTGAAACATAATGATGTATTGTCATTGATCGAAGCAGCCCATGAAAAGCGTCTGCATGCAGGCGGGTTCTATTACCACCAGGGTGATCCAGCAGAATACATGTTCGTGCTTATGCGGGGTCAGGTAAAGAGGCTCCGCCTGGGCTCTGATGGCCGCCAGTCATTGATCGAGGTGGTTAATCCCATCCAGCCATTTGGTCTGGTTGCAATGACCGGCAGCACATATCCAGTGACTGCCCAGGCAGCGGAGGATTGTCAGGCCATTGCCTGGCACCAGCATGAGATGATGCAACAGGTGATGCACATCCCGCAGCTGGCATTGAATGCCATGAAGATCATGTCTGAACAGCTCAGCGAAATCCAGGAGCGCTTCCACCAGGTGACCACCCAACGTGTGGAGCAGCGCCTGGCACATACTTTGATCCGCCTAGCTGCCCAATCGGGGAAAAGGGTCAAGGAGGGGATCATGATCGACCTCGGGCTCACCCGCCGGGACCTGGCAGAAATGTCAGGCACTACCCTCTATACCGCCAGCCGCACCCTCAGCCAGTGGCATGGGCAGGAGTTGGTCGTGGCTGGGCGTGAGAAGGTCATCATCCGTAACCCGCATGGGCTGATCCGGATTATCGAAGATAATTCGCTGTAA
- a CDS encoding cation-binding protein — protein MDLLESGEKVNPQFFSSATEFMRGFADQCHHAKEEGILFSQMKQQGIAMEGCPLGVMLAEHECGRQYTRALTSATQAMQAGDESGSRRAIMSSRSYIALLRLHIYKEDNILFPMADQVIPPGQNALIMNAFEQVEKIETGEGFYEKYEALAEALERDIQSYSHKAQ, from the coding sequence GTGGACTTGCTTGAATCTGGCGAGAAAGTAAATCCTCAGTTCTTCTCCTCGGCTACCGAGTTTATGCGCGGTTTCGCTGACCAATGCCACCATGCCAAGGAAGAAGGGATCTTATTTTCACAGATGAAGCAGCAGGGCATTGCCATGGAAGGCTGCCCGCTGGGGGTGATGCTAGCTGAGCATGAATGCGGCCGGCAGTACACACGTGCCTTGACCTCAGCAACCCAGGCAATGCAGGCAGGGGACGAGAGTGGGTCACGCAGGGCAATCATGAGCTCCCGTAGTTATATCGCTTTGCTTCGCCTGCATATATACAAAGAAGATAATATCCTGTTCCCGATGGCGGATCAAGTGATCCCGCCTGGCCAGAATGCCCTGATCATGAATGCGTTTGAGCAAGTTGAAAAAATCGAAACTGGTGAAGGTTTTTACGAAAAATATGAAGCGCTGGCTGAAGCCCTCGAAAGAGATATCCAGTCGTACTCTCACAAAGCACAATGA
- a CDS encoding alpha-amylase → MIALSGTFVVVGALQARGDTINASSVNIPGDLQSELGCAGDWDPACPNTNLTYDAADDVWQGIFPVPAGNWQYKAALDASWAENYGLHAVPGGDNIPLSLAAQTSVKFYYDDKSHWITDNQYSVIAVAPGSFQSELGCPGDWDPGCLRSWLQDIDGDGIYTLSTTALPAGPYEFKVAIDESWAENYGQGGAPGGSNIPFNVPAGSFLVAFTYDSITHIPAVSVTPIGTASVTIAGDLQSELGCGGDWDPACAATHLTYDASDDVWQGNFPVPAGSWQYKAAINDSWDENYGLHALPGGDNIPINLGALTSVKFYYDQKSHWITDNQYSVIAVAPGSFQSELGCPGDWDPGCLRSWLQDIDGDGIYMFTTDAIPPGSYEFKVAINESWAENYGLGGVQNGSNILFSFTQPVTLTFVYNSYTHVPEVWGASPAHDNSVWWDGVRHDSREPLYRTPGGAVEAGTPVILRLRTYHNDITDVKLRVYDLNQAAQTILTMNLVAEDVDCYQADLPFTCDFWAITLPNQFANNFWYRFIISDGTDTDYYADNTPALDGGLGAMSEDAVDNSYALMVYDPDFMVPDWAHNAVIYQIFPDRFRNGRKDNDPKTGQLRYDDPVLKLPWGTLPEGYCRNYSDAGTNCPWRFLFNPPPGPESPRGRDYMGGDLKGIDQSLQYLMSLGVNTLYFNPVFDAASNHGYDTQDYFQIDPYFGTQKDWENLVKHANQLGMRIILDGVFNHLSSDSPFFDRYHRYPIVGACESLDSPYRDWFTFHEVAQGTGTCVGTGGTDSATYDGWFGFDSIPVLNKSNPEVQLYFITGPTNVTSYWLNKGAGGWRMDVMGDASFPPGYWQTFRDVVKDAKADALIIGELWQKDSTLLSYLRGERADTTMNYRLRDAILGLLTPGPFDSKGFADSGRILLPSEFASRLESIQEDYPQQVFYALMNLVDSHDTERILWALTPGSETTADKELNAANLAEGKQKVMIASLIQFTLPGAPTVYYGDELAMTGDDDPDDRRTYPMVPLASTNITNPMFSHYQALANLRKLNPVLINGDLRVLLADDASGVVAYGRKTGDRAAVIIINRSNLEQTGAVPVAGYIPDGVVFNPAYIVGTAEPGAISVINGELVGSLGPLSAIVLMTGTVDLTPPAAPTGLSAVEDPGAVLLSWYDVPGATGYNLYRSPLTGGGYIKVNTDPLADTSFFDSGLRNAQDYFYVVTALDGSGNESAYSTEVFAMPHLIIGWAGLVWPPTMNHVISAVNRTDAAFGQVWIDGVTQLPGLTPTLRGQLGFGPVGSNPAANLDWTWVEAAWNLDNGNNDELMASMLPESTGLYDYVYRYSTTNGRDWLYADLNGPISAGSLPPNPGKLTVNPSGDTTPPAIPTGLSVVSASPEGVSLAWDAVLGDPTLYGYEVLRSDTAGGLYTLLARLTGTSFFDLNVVEAATYYYVVRSVDLSFNRSAYSAELSATAELRTVTLIFDVTVPATTDGTGRSVYIAGTLDRLDGGWPSWNPGATVLTRVDATHWTITLTGKESTQIEYKYTLGDWEHVEKDVSCGEIGNRMLTLSYGSNGTQTINDTVLNWRNIAPCGN, encoded by the coding sequence ATGATTGCCTTGTCAGGCACCTTCGTGGTCGTCGGTGCTTTACAGGCGCGTGGTGATACGATCAATGCATCGTCGGTAAACATTCCGGGCGACTTGCAGAGTGAGCTGGGTTGTGCGGGCGACTGGGATCCAGCCTGCCCAAACACCAATCTCACCTACGATGCTGCAGATGATGTCTGGCAGGGTATCTTCCCTGTCCCAGCTGGAAATTGGCAATACAAAGCTGCCCTGGATGCTTCATGGGCTGAAAACTACGGGCTGCACGCTGTGCCTGGTGGAGACAACATCCCGCTTAGCCTGGCAGCACAGACCTCGGTCAAGTTCTACTACGACGACAAGAGCCACTGGATCACCGACAACCAGTATTCTGTCATCGCGGTCGCCCCAGGTAGTTTCCAATCTGAGCTGGGCTGCCCCGGCGATTGGGACCCTGGCTGCCTGCGCTCCTGGCTGCAGGATATCGATGGAGATGGCATCTACACACTTTCTACGACCGCTCTTCCAGCTGGCCCGTATGAGTTCAAAGTGGCCATCGATGAATCATGGGCTGAGAATTACGGCCAAGGCGGTGCTCCGGGTGGTTCAAACATCCCATTCAATGTGCCTGCCGGTAGCTTCCTCGTAGCGTTTACATACGATAGCATTACCCACATTCCAGCCGTCAGCGTCACTCCTATAGGCACAGCCAGTGTCACCATTGCGGGTGACTTGCAAAGTGAGCTTGGGTGTGGTGGAGACTGGGACCCAGCCTGCGCAGCTACACACCTCACTTATGATGCATCAGACGATGTCTGGCAGGGTAACTTCCCTGTCCCGGCAGGCAGCTGGCAATATAAAGCTGCCATTAACGACTCATGGGATGAAAATTACGGCTTACATGCTCTACCTGGTGGAGATAACATCCCCATTAACCTGGGTGCGCTAACATCGGTGAAGTTCTACTACGACCAGAAAAGTCACTGGATCACCGATAACCAGTATTCGGTAATCGCGGTGGCTCCCGGGAGCTTCCAGTCGGAGCTGGGCTGCCCAGGAGATTGGGATCCAGGCTGCCTGCGCTCGTGGCTTCAAGACATCGATGGAGATGGCATCTATATGTTCACAACCGATGCGATCCCTCCTGGTAGCTATGAGTTCAAGGTGGCTATCAATGAATCATGGGCTGAGAATTACGGCCTGGGTGGGGTTCAAAATGGCTCAAATATTCTCTTCAGCTTCACTCAACCAGTGACCCTCACCTTTGTGTACAACAGTTACACCCACGTACCTGAGGTTTGGGGAGCCAGCCCTGCGCATGATAACAGCGTCTGGTGGGATGGTGTACGCCATGACTCGCGTGAGCCGCTTTACCGTACCCCTGGCGGGGCAGTGGAAGCCGGCACACCGGTCATCCTGCGCCTGCGCACCTACCACAACGACATAACGGATGTAAAGCTGCGCGTATACGACCTCAACCAGGCTGCCCAAACCATCCTGACCATGAATCTGGTAGCTGAAGACGTGGACTGTTACCAGGCTGACTTGCCTTTCACCTGTGATTTCTGGGCGATCACCTTGCCGAACCAGTTTGCAAATAACTTCTGGTACCGATTTATCATCAGCGACGGAACTGACACTGACTACTACGCCGATAACACCCCTGCCCTGGATGGTGGCTTAGGTGCCATGTCGGAGGATGCTGTGGATAACAGCTATGCCCTGATGGTTTACGACCCGGATTTCATGGTCCCCGATTGGGCCCACAACGCGGTCATCTACCAGATCTTCCCAGACCGCTTCCGCAACGGCCGCAAGGATAACGACCCGAAAACCGGCCAGCTACGCTATGATGACCCGGTGCTCAAGCTGCCGTGGGGCACTTTACCTGAAGGTTACTGCCGCAATTATAGTGATGCTGGCACCAACTGCCCGTGGCGTTTCCTCTTCAACCCACCCCCCGGCCCGGAGTCACCCCGAGGCCGTGACTACATGGGCGGTGACCTGAAAGGCATCGACCAATCCCTGCAATACTTGATGTCACTGGGGGTGAACACGCTTTACTTCAACCCGGTGTTCGATGCGGCTTCCAACCATGGTTACGACACCCAGGACTATTTCCAGATTGACCCATACTTCGGTACCCAGAAAGATTGGGAGAACCTGGTCAAGCACGCCAACCAGCTCGGTATGCGCATTATCCTGGATGGAGTGTTCAACCATCTTTCATCTGACAGCCCGTTCTTCGACCGCTATCATCGCTACCCAATTGTGGGGGCATGCGAATCACTGGACTCACCTTACCGGGATTGGTTCACCTTCCATGAGGTAGCCCAGGGTACGGGCACATGTGTTGGCACAGGTGGAACTGATTCCGCCACCTATGACGGCTGGTTCGGTTTTGATAGTATCCCAGTGCTCAATAAATCCAACCCTGAGGTCCAGTTATATTTCATCACAGGCCCGACCAACGTAACCTCCTACTGGCTCAACAAGGGAGCGGGTGGCTGGCGGATGGACGTGATGGGTGATGCTTCGTTCCCGCCGGGTTACTGGCAAACCTTCAGGGACGTAGTGAAAGATGCCAAAGCCGATGCCCTGATCATCGGAGAGCTGTGGCAGAAGGACAGCACCCTGCTGAGTTACCTGCGTGGCGAGCGAGCCGACACCACCATGAACTATCGCCTGCGGGACGCCATCCTGGGTTTGCTCACCCCGGGTCCTTTTGACTCGAAGGGGTTCGCTGACAGTGGTCGTATCCTGCTCCCCTCCGAGTTCGCCTCCCGTCTGGAGTCCATCCAGGAAGATTACCCACAACAGGTGTTCTATGCCTTGATGAACCTGGTCGACAGCCACGACACCGAGCGTATCCTGTGGGCACTTACCCCAGGGAGTGAAACCACTGCCGATAAAGAGTTGAATGCAGCCAACCTGGCGGAAGGGAAGCAAAAAGTTATGATCGCTTCCCTGATCCAGTTCACCCTGCCTGGTGCGCCAACAGTATATTATGGCGATGAGCTGGCTATGACCGGCGATGATGATCCAGATGACCGTCGCACTTACCCAATGGTTCCACTGGCGTCAACGAATATCACGAATCCCATGTTCAGCCATTACCAGGCTCTGGCGAACTTACGCAAACTTAACCCGGTGCTCATTAATGGTGACCTGCGCGTGCTCCTGGCAGATGATGCCAGCGGTGTCGTTGCTTATGGGCGCAAGACGGGGGACCGAGCCGCGGTCATCATCATCAACCGCAGCAATCTTGAGCAAACCGGCGCAGTTCCGGTGGCAGGTTATATCCCCGATGGGGTAGTCTTCAATCCAGCTTACATCGTAGGAACCGCCGAGCCGGGTGCAATAAGTGTGATCAATGGCGAGCTGGTTGGCAGCCTGGGTCCACTCAGCGCAATCGTGCTGATGACCGGTACGGTCGACCTGACTCCGCCAGCTGCTCCGACTGGTTTAAGCGCGGTCGAAGACCCTGGTGCGGTCCTGCTTTCCTGGTATGATGTTCCTGGTGCAACAGGCTACAACCTGTATCGCAGCCCACTTACTGGTGGTGGCTATATCAAGGTCAATACCGATCCATTAGCAGATACAAGTTTCTTTGATTCGGGGCTGCGTAATGCGCAGGACTACTTCTACGTGGTGACCGCTCTCGACGGGTCAGGCAATGAATCAGCTTATTCAACCGAAGTCTTCGCCATGCCGCACCTGATCATTGGGTGGGCTGGCTTGGTGTGGCCTCCAACAATGAACCATGTGATCAGCGCGGTGAACCGGACGGATGCGGCTTTTGGGCAGGTGTGGATCGATGGTGTGACCCAGCTACCTGGACTCACCCCTACCTTGCGAGGTCAACTTGGCTTTGGACCTGTGGGTAGCAACCCTGCAGCTAACCTGGACTGGACCTGGGTGGAGGCTGCCTGGAATTTGGATAATGGTAATAATGATGAGCTCATGGCCAGCATGCTCCCCGAAAGCACCGGATTGTATGATTATGTCTACCGATATTCAACCACGAATGGACGTGACTGGCTGTACGCTGACCTCAATGGGCCAATCAGCGCCGGTTCCCTGCCCCCCAACCCGGGCAAGCTGACGGTGAACCCGAGTGGTGACACCACGCCGCCCGCCATACCAACAGGTTTGTCGGTTGTTTCAGCATCTCCGGAGGGGGTCAGCCTGGCATGGGATGCCGTGTTGGGCGATCCAACCCTTTACGGCTATGAAGTCCTACGCAGCGACACAGCTGGCGGCCTGTATACCCTGCTTGCCCGACTGACCGGCACGAGCTTCTTCGATCTCAATGTGGTCGAAGCAGCCACTTATTACTATGTAGTCCGGTCGGTTGACCTCTCGTTCAACCGCTCAGCATATTCGGCGGAGCTAAGTGCCACGGCTGAACTACGTACCGTGACCTTAATCTTTGACGTAACGGTACCAGCTACGACGGACGGGACAGGGCGCTCGGTATATATCGCCGGCACGCTTGACCGCCTGGATGGTGGCTGGCCAAGTTGGAACCCCGGTGCCACGGTACTGACCAGGGTCGATGCCACCCATTGGACCATCACCTTGACGGGCAAGGAATCAACCCAGATTGAGTATAAATACACCCTGGGCGATTGGGAGCACGTCGAAAAGGATGTCAGCTGCGGTGAGATCGGCAACCGGATGCTTACCCTGAGCTATGGCAGCAATGGCACCCAGACCATCAACGATACCGTGCTCAACTGGCGTAATATTGCTCCATGCGGAAACTAA
- a CDS encoding Subtilisin DY: MKKILIYVIVIAALLISNVSATLAAPLNKQIGINVLLNTGINNRILAKLGTYGKINEMVYEINAVTMKIAENDLSAIRALPFVAAANPDAARNGAPIDTVSASDFADGWNTWDQDAINVTDFGVGRTIGYDGTGVYVAVLDTGLLDSWRQYFPQERIATQYAKAFRGGGGENGNVSEPPNMWEHDQNSHGTHVTSTILGYQYGTAKINGVAPLATVIPVKVLGQSGSGWSSVVARGITYIADLKAGPLADYPVVINMSLGGSILDAMEKAAIDYAIEQGVIVVASAGNEGTYGMGYPGAYAPVISVAASGWVGEWTAASWWRTLDVLEPTNPADFYITDFSSRELPGQDLDVAAPGSWIVGPYQTNSGQISYYYLGGTSMASPHVAGIVALMAQKDATLTASDAEGILEGSAISLAPGCRTVNDGYGNLVEYCWEADATGAGLATADAALAATP; this comes from the coding sequence ATGAAAAAGATACTGATTTATGTAATTGTCATCGCAGCTTTGTTAATTTCCAACGTCTCAGCCACGTTGGCTGCACCGCTGAACAAGCAGATTGGGATAAACGTATTATTGAATACCGGAATCAATAATCGCATCCTGGCAAAATTAGGCACGTATGGCAAAATTAACGAAATGGTCTATGAAATTAATGCCGTGACCATGAAAATTGCTGAAAACGACCTGTCCGCCATCCGGGCGCTGCCATTCGTTGCTGCAGCCAACCCTGATGCAGCGCGTAACGGGGCACCCATTGATACCGTCTCGGCCAGCGACTTTGCTGACGGATGGAACACATGGGACCAGGATGCGATCAACGTGACTGATTTTGGGGTCGGGAGGACTATTGGATATGATGGCACGGGTGTGTACGTGGCAGTGCTGGATACCGGCCTGCTCGACTCTTGGCGGCAGTACTTCCCACAGGAGCGCATCGCCACCCAGTATGCCAAAGCCTTCCGCGGAGGTGGTGGTGAAAACGGAAATGTATCCGAACCACCCAACATGTGGGAGCATGACCAGAACTCACACGGCACGCACGTCACCAGCACCATCCTGGGCTATCAATATGGCACAGCGAAGATTAATGGCGTGGCGCCATTGGCAACAGTCATACCGGTGAAAGTCCTTGGCCAGTCGGGCTCGGGCTGGTCGTCGGTAGTGGCGCGTGGCATCACATATATCGCTGACCTAAAAGCCGGTCCATTGGCTGATTACCCAGTGGTGATCAACATGAGCCTTGGGGGATCTATCCTGGACGCCATGGAAAAGGCTGCTATCGATTATGCCATCGAGCAGGGCGTTATCGTTGTTGCCTCAGCTGGGAATGAAGGTACATATGGAATGGGTTATCCTGGCGCATACGCACCGGTCATCTCCGTAGCCGCCTCCGGCTGGGTCGGCGAATGGACCGCAGCCAGCTGGTGGCGAACCCTGGATGTACTTGAGCCGACCAACCCGGCAGATTTCTATATCACCGATTTCTCGAGCCGGGAGCTGCCTGGGCAGGACCTAGATGTGGCTGCCCCTGGATCGTGGATCGTTGGCCCCTACCAGACAAATAGCGGGCAGATTTCCTACTACTACCTGGGTGGCACAAGCATGGCCAGCCCACACGTCGCTGGTATCGTGGCTTTGATGGCTCAGAAGGACGCCACTTTGACTGCCAGCGATGCTGAGGGCATCCTGGAAGGCAGTGCAATAAGCCTGGCTCCTGGCTGCCGGACAGTGAACGATGGTTATGGAAACCTGGTCGAGTATTGCTGGGAGGCTGATGCTACCGGAGCTGGGCTGGCGACCGCAGATGCGGCATTGGCAGCCACTCCGTAG